In Rhodamnia argentea isolate NSW1041297 chromosome 1, ASM2092103v1, whole genome shotgun sequence, the genomic window GAGGGGTCTATTTTGcgataattacaaaatttaggCCCAAGCTTGCAAGGTTTTTGTCTATATAAACTAGCTTATGTCTAGGTTTACGTGAGGAGGCCACACATTATAACATACGgcatatagagagagaggcagaggtGTTCAGAAAAGGGAGGACGCTCATGGTTGTCGTGCTCAAAAGCTGTGACGCCTAGACTACTCAAGCACGCTCGCAACACCAATTCCTCCCTTCCGTGATCAATATTGCTGCAATCTCAAGTCCATGAAGTTTCTCCCTCGCGGAACACCTTCGTGACCTCTCCGAACATGCACTCGACGAAAGGGCtgtggatttgtttttttttttttggctgggaTGGTCACATGATGAATCACAGATCACCACCGAATTGGAAGACTGCAAATCCAGTCAAGATTCCTCCACCAATTTGACCCTGAAGGAGACACACGTAGCATGGGCAAGAGAGGACAGCAGGATGAATCCAACAGGAAGTCTCAATTGAGTTCCCATTCTCCATTATAGACCATTGTCTCATAAACTTGCCATTGACCCAATCGTTGCTTCTGTTCTAGCCTTGAAATTATTGCAAGTTTCATTGAATTGCAGGTTCCATTAATAAGCCATCCCGTGATCAAAATTTTTGTCGCAAGGTTTCTCTAACAGTTGCTCATCATGATTCCCGGTGAATCCTAATAAATCTCTGGTTCCTTATATCCTTGTTCCAAGAATTTTTGCTACAAGTTGAGGGATCAGTTCGCCGCTGTTGGGAGTTCAATTTGCTGTTGTTCGTGACCAAAAACAGCactgtttttggacaatttcactAACTATTCAATGTAGATTTTGCCCGCTATCCATGATCAATTTTACTGCTATTTACGAATGGTTTCTTGACtgttttgttcagatttttagGTGGATTTGTGGTCAAAATTACTGCTGCAAGTTGAGATGCGCCTTCACCGAAACCTTTGATTCGTGCGCAAATCCCCTTAGCCAATCGGTTCAGTTTTCAAGCTTGCTTCACGAGATTGGTTTGGAATTCGAATTCGGAAAGTTATCCGCGAGGTAGGTAACAATCATAATctgaatatattttagatatattgttgCCTATTTCGAATTATTCTTATATAATCATATCTTGTAGAGTATCatatattttcggaatattcaaataactcaagattcaatcagattttctttttaggaatattgaatgcatctttaaaattcgggaaGTTATCTAGTATACTtcgaaaaatttcagaagataatctttccattttttaaaagatatcaatcctttgtggataggagcttatctccttgaaaattccggaatcccctaaggattttcgaaaattcaataaatatttgcacatctttaaacaaaactgcctataatgtatgctccctggtgcctagtcccgtcgaaaaattaaatcacacgccacgcccttgatcttatgggatgagatggtgatttaaatatagaaattcgtattctgccctttggcgagaagggacgttgtgtttctatatatttatccgcataccggcttgAATCtttgaggatgtagcggataaaatctcgctccggcccggatcttcgggaatgagaagatttatcggaaaatctgatttaaaggtatattatgggcatttttgtttaattttgttcaaattcgtctgtttcaattcaaaaattcgaaaaaaaaattaaaaaaagggaaaattcgaaaataaaaaaaaagggaaatcaaaatcacaaatcatcaatcgggaaaaggcatcttcatgaaatttggtaccgaaagggtgttaattaaaaattaacataatcaagttcccgaaccctaaacctctggttagcagaaaataaagtattctcccgtactttatttaggtatctaatctacctaccaaaaaagattagtggcggctcctaaattaaaaatcaaatctaagttgcggggcttgggagagttcgtattatgttagttaattcatctaattaacctaataatccattaacttaaaaattaatttttaggtcgcgacacacgGGAAGGGACGATCCCAGTGAGGAGCCCAGTATCGTGGTGTCCTGCGATGGGCTGGTGTGTCTGTCGGTCTGCGGCAGATTCATGTTGCCCAATCCGACCACCAAGGAGTCTAGGAATTTACCTGACTCTGACTTGCGCCCAGGAAACGAGGTCTTACACGGATTCGGTTATGACTCCACATCAAAGGACTACAAAATAGTTCAAGGTGCCCATTTTCCTGCTAATGATGGTTCTAAAGAATGTGTTGTGGAGATATTTTCACTCAGATCATGTACCTGGAAAAGGATTCCTCACAAAGACGTCCTAAATCTGTATGAATGTGGGGTCTATTTGAATGGTGCGGTCCATTGTAGCGTTTCCTTTGGGAGCGGAGACAGGATGTAGCAAGCAACGTCTCGTTTGATTTGGCCAAGGAAGAGTTCTGGGAGGTGCTCCTGATCCCTAGAGTCGAAGAGGGCGTGATCTTTGAGGGCCTCAGAGTTTACGGGGGATTCCTGTTCATGTACTATGGAACTTGGCTGCCTCGCTGCAAGGCATGGATCATGAAGGAGTACGGGAACCCAGAGTCCTGGATGAAGTGGTTCAGCATCTCGACCGAGGGCTTGCCCGCCAGTCAATATTACATTGTCCCACTGGCCTGCACTGGGAAAGGGAAGATTGTGTTCCAGATCGATGTGTGGGAGATGATTCTGTCCAACCCAGATGACGGAACTTTCAAGAATTACCCCATCAAGGAGGACGACAACATGGAGTCTGCTACCTATCTGGAAACTCTTGTTTCGCCCTATCTCGACCATGAGCAATGAAGGATGAAATGGCAGGCTTTAGGGGTGACAAAAAGGGCGCTGCTGAACATAGAGGGAGGACAAGAGTTTGCTGCATCCTTATTGTCCTGTTGTAAGAGTTCTTGCTGTTAATTTCAAATGGTAGATCTTATAATTAGTCTTCTGTTCCCCATATAGCTGGTCAAACCATGGTTGCGTCTAGCCACTTTGATCAGAACATAACCCTACATACCTTCATATATGATCTAATATGCACCTTTGATCACTTGAACTATTAGCCTTAAACAGCTCCTCTGTTGCTCACCAATGTCTCATTTGATTGAAGTTGCACCTGATCGCCATCCTGAAACCACACTTGTTTCTGCAGTGAATTACCCGCCAATCTTTCAAGCTGGTGGCTCCACTGGGAATAACCAGAGTCAATTTGATAAAGAGGTCGGTTTTATGTAACAAGGCGGTAGAAGCATAAAGATGTTCACTGGAAAATTCTCCAATAGGACACACTGTCTGTTAAAACATGTCGAAAGTACTTTTCACAGAACAATGTCCACTTTCATTTCTCTGCATTCTTCATACTCAAGCACAGCCGTCATGACAAGTAAAACTAAAAGCTATACCAAGGCTTCTTTAGATACAGAACAACCGTATCCAACACCTACAAGCAGATCAATCATAAAGCTTAGCTCTTTCGTCTGCCGTCTGATAAGCTGAGCGGACCTCATCGTATTTAATCTTTCAGCGGCTTCAGCTCTTGCGGTCAATCATATTTTCCCGTTTCGTTTAGGTTCATGCGCTGGTTCGTCTGGCTTGTCTAGACTCGTCTTTCTTCTGTCAATTTGAGAGACCACTTGCTTCTTGATTTTTAACTCTGGTTACATGCACAGACGCGTGCTTAATGTATCAAAAGCCAGTTCGGTCGGACGCTCTTGAAAATGAAGGCAACCTCCATCCCAAAGGCAGAAACTGGGTCCGGTCAGATCTCATCTAATGGCCTGCAAGTCATCCTTGAAGATGATGACTTTATGAACTACTCTGGCCTCTTCTATATTATAATAACTAAAGCAAACAAAGAAGAGTCAAAAGAGAGTGACTTCTGGAAAAGCTTTGCGTAATCAACTCCCAACTACGGTCTTGCATTGGTGGATGGAAACTGATCAATAATACTGGCTCGCTAAGCACAATGCTTAAAAAGCACGCTTTGTTCAtcgagtcctaaaccatttttttaCTCATCAATAATACTGGGGTTCTGACTAGAAGAGTTCCTTATTTAAGCATGCTCAGCAAAAGATCAATTAAACAGTAAAGAAACAGATCTCCTACTTGAATGAGCACGATGAAGAGACtttgccaaaacaaagtgaAGCTCTGCCATGGCAGAAAACCTTATGGAGGATATTATCATCGACATACTGTGGAGGCTACCGGTCAAGTCCTTGATGCGATTCAAGTGCAAAAGCAAGCAATGGCGGTCTCTGATTTCTGACCAGCACTTTGCGAGATTGCACCTGCAAAGGCTCATCTTGGAGAACATAGCCCCGAGccggaaaattatcaaaagcaaCCCGCTCCAAACCATAGGCTATGAAGCACTCGACAACGATGAGGTCAATGATCATGCGGTAGTAGAGTATCATGACTTGGGAAGGGATGAACGGCTTGCAGGGTCGTGCCATGGCTTGATGAGTTTGGCTATCGGTGATGGATTTCTCGTGTATAAACCAACCGCCAGGAGTCCAGGAAGTCGCCAGCTTCTGATTTAGTTGCAGAACACGAGTTCTTCTATGTGTTCAGTTACAACTCCGCAACCGATGACTATAAAATAGTACATGGAGCTTTCCTCAAAGCAAATGATGGCTCTAAGGAATGTGTATTGGAGATGCTGTCGCTCCGATCCGGTTCCTGGAGAAGGGTTCCTAGCAAAGGTGTTCCCAAGATGGATGGAGTCGGAGTTTATCTAAACGGGACTGTTCATTGCCTCGTTAATCATGGAAGGGGTAATAGGATAGAGCAAGCGATCATTCCATTTGGTTTGGCCCCAGAAACATTTGAAGAGGCGATTCCAATCCCCAAAGTCGAAGGTATAGTTTTTTGAGGGTGTGGGGATTCACGGGGGACGCCTATTCATTTTTTATGTCACTTTCAGAACTAGTTTCGAGGCTTGGATCATGAACGAATATGGGAAAAGGGAATCTTGGACAAGATCGTTCAGTGTCCTGATCGACGGATTACTTACTTGTCAACTTTATACTATCCCGTCAGCCTACACCCGGAGTGGAAAAATTGTTTTCCAGATCGATGTGTCGGAGATGATATTGTTCAATCCGGAGGATGGTACTTACAATAATTACCCCATTGACAAGGGTCATAATGTTGAGTCCGCTATCTACGTGGAAACTCTTGTTTCGCCCTATGTTGGCCATGAGCAAATGAAGGTACAAGCATTACGTTTGCTGGTTTAGTGCATTATGTTTAGTACACATAATGCCCCAAAGAGTTCTCATAGCCATGTATCTTTCTGGTTCGCAAGTCGTATTTGAATTTGATTCCACTGTCTCTAATCCCGCCCAACCCAAGATTATTATAGGATATGCAACAACATCTAAAGCATTCTAAAGAAGTAATTGATCGAGTAGTTAACATATGATTCAAGAAGAGGAGCACAATGTGGCTTCTAACCTTAAAATTGGCGATCTTACGTACATGCGTATGTATTCCACGAAAATGAGAGAACCAACCAACAACCTTTTTCCAATTGCGAGTTCCGATCTATGTCGTTACTCAAAATG contains:
- the LOC125314572 gene encoding uncharacterized protein LOC125314572, producing MAENLMEDIIIDILWRLPVKSLMRFKCKSKQWRSLISDQHFARLHLQRLILENIAPSRKIIKSNPLQTIGYEALDNDEVNDHAVVEYHDLGRDERLAGSCHGLMSLAIGDGFLVTSFEAWIMNEYGKRESWTRSFSVLIDGLLTCQLYTIPSAYTRSGKIVFQIDVSEMILFNPEDGTYNNYPIDKGHNVESAIYVETLVSPYVGHEQMKVQALRLLV